In Chelonia mydas isolate rCheMyd1 chromosome 20, rCheMyd1.pri.v2, whole genome shotgun sequence, a single genomic region encodes these proteins:
- the TSPAN16 gene encoding tetraspanin-16: MAPSRSYYATLKTVMICFNTIIFVVGCTMVALGLWIKLGSTSFVRVLGSTSVNFVHIGYFCIVVGIMVAMLGFIGCWGAVKESRCLLRMYFLIMLVIFIAEITAAVVVFAFTQFARSVILDKSLTALKKKYSGYKHDDIVSYGWNAFMLKLNCCGVHNYTDFSGSAFQIRTNLTYPKSCCKDPMSSACNGHNVSSVVINQEGCFHKLVSLVKEKSLLLGGAATGAALLELAAMIVSLMLYVKLV; this comes from the exons ATGGCTCCCTCGCGCAGTTACTATGCCACTCTGAAGACTGTAATGATTTGCTTCAACACCATTATCTTT GTTGTCGGCTGCACCATGGTTGCGCTGGGCCTGTGGATTAAGCTGGGAAGCACCTCCTTCGTCAGGGTCCTGGGCTCCACCTCGGTGAACTTTGTCCACATCGGGTACTTCTGCATCGTGGTGGGCATCATGGTGGCCATGCTGGGGTTCATAGGGTGCTGGGGCGCAGTGAAAGAGAGCAGATGCCTCTTGCGGATG TACTTCTTAATAATGCTGGTCATCTTCATCGCCGAAATCACAGCAGCCGTCGTCGTTTTTGCTTTCACTCAGTTT GCTCGCAGTGTCATCCTAGACAAATCACTGACTGCCTTGAAGAAGAAATACAGCGGCTACAAACACGATGATATCGTGTCCTATGGATGGAATGCATTCATGCTGAAG CTGAACTGCTGTGGGGTTCATAACTACACAGACTTTTCTGGCTCTGCCTTTCAAATACGGACCAACCTGACTTATCCCAAAAGCTGCTGCAAAGATCCAATGAGCTCGGCATGCAACGGACACAACGTCAGCAGCGTGGTCATCAACCAGGAG GGCTGCTTCCACAAGCTGGTTTCCCTGGTCAAAGAGAAGAGCCTATTGCTTGGCGGAGCTGCCACCGGAGCTGCCCTGCTGGAA CTAGCAGCTATGATAGTCTCCTTAATGCTGTACGTTAAACTGGTATGA